One part of the Pithys albifrons albifrons isolate INPA30051 chromosome 21, PitAlb_v1, whole genome shotgun sequence genome encodes these proteins:
- the DYNLL2 gene encoding dynein light chain 2, cytoplasmic isoform X2 — protein MSDRKAVIKNADMSEDMQQDAVDCATQAMEKYNIEKDIAAYIKKEFDKKYNPTWHCIVGRNFGSYVTHETKHFIYFYLGQVAILLFKSG, from the exons ATGTCTGACAGAAAGGCTGTGATCAAGAATGCGGACATGTCCGAGGACATGCAGCAGGACGCTGTAGACTGTGCTACACAGGCCATGGAGAAGTACAACATAGAAAAGGACATTGCAGCATATATCAAGAAG gAATTTGACAAGAAATACAACCCAACTTGGCACTGCATTGTTGGTAGAAACTTTGGCAGCTATGTAACACACGAGACAAAGCACTTCATCTATTTTTACTTGGGTCAGGTTGCAATTCTTCTCTTCAAGTCTGGATAG
- the DYNLL2 gene encoding dynein light chain 2, cytoplasmic isoform X1, protein MFCLRFTMSDRKAVIKNADMSEDMQQDAVDCATQAMEKYNIEKDIAAYIKKEFDKKYNPTWHCIVGRNFGSYVTHETKHFIYFYLGQVAILLFKSG, encoded by the exons ATGTTCTGCCTTAGGTTCACGATGTCTGACAGAAAGGCTGTGATCAAGAATGCGGACATGTCCGAGGACATGCAGCAGGACGCTGTAGACTGTGCTACACAGGCCATGGAGAAGTACAACATAGAAAAGGACATTGCAGCATATATCAAGAAG gAATTTGACAAGAAATACAACCCAACTTGGCACTGCATTGTTGGTAGAAACTTTGGCAGCTATGTAACACACGAGACAAAGCACTTCATCTATTTTTACTTGGGTCAGGTTGCAATTCTTCTCTTCAAGTCTGGATAG